A window from Hymenobacter volaticus encodes these proteins:
- a CDS encoding TonB-dependent receptor, translated as MGNFTCLIAGLPLALLSGFLTPKSAVAQQTAAATTLADTTRQNVSLGEVVVAASKVEESFLQSPVTVEKLNARALRLTPAPSFFDAIEHLKGVQVITPSLSFKVINARGFTNTTNVRFAQLVDGIDNQAPHIGGPIGNVLGPSDLDVQAVEIVPGTAAALYGLNAINGLANFNTKNPFRSEGLSLQQKTGVNHINDSNSGAKLFSETSVRYAKVLTPKLAFKVNGTYLRGYDWIANDQTELNPNGNSTTNLFGAENPAQDPVNSYGNESSNRSTLTLGGKSYSVARTGYNEKDVVDYHLQTIKYDAALHYKPSASTELAYTYRGTVLDNVYQRSNRFRLENYHLQQHALQLTTPVVQARAYITTENTGKSYNLRSAAENLDRSYKPDAVWNQDYTTAWNAATAAGQTVAQAHTGARTAADAGRLQPGTPKFKQQLSALADINNWDQGAALRVQADLVHAEGQVNLAEALRRSGNQWPTVLDLLVGADHRTYIIKPDGNYFINPEANKDPLNDNLTYSKTGGFVQAGARFLDERIRLTATLRADKNDYFSTRFNPRFTAVYSPTRQHNFRVSYQSGYRFPSLFEGFSNVNSGQVKRIGGLRVMSDGVFENSYLRSSIDAFNTAVTAAVNANTSAASAAEKRRLAIEQNQNRLVRTPYTYLKPEYIKSLELGYKAALLPGGRLLLDVDFYYNSYRDFIAQVEAYVPKTNNPDSAAIYLSNRATQNRYRLWTNAQSQVYNYGGSLGLRYELAGNYLAGGSVTYTRLDRTESGDGLEDGFNTPRWAYNLSVGNENAYKNFGFGVNYRWQARYYSQTFLVNGYVPAYHTLDAQVSYTVAAPNLRFKLGASNLLNEYYVSYLGGPSVGGLYYLAVTYGL; from the coding sequence ATGGGAAACTTTACTTGCTTAATAGCTGGGCTACCGCTAGCACTACTTTCAGGGTTCTTAACGCCGAAGTCAGCAGTAGCGCAACAGACTGCTGCGGCTACAACGCTGGCGGATACCACGCGCCAGAACGTGTCGCTAGGGGAGGTAGTCGTGGCAGCTTCGAAGGTGGAGGAAAGCTTCTTGCAGTCGCCGGTAACTGTGGAAAAGCTGAATGCGCGGGCCTTGCGCCTCACGCCGGCGCCCTCGTTTTTCGATGCTATTGAGCATCTGAAGGGTGTGCAAGTGATTACGCCGAGCTTGAGCTTTAAGGTGATTAATGCCCGCGGCTTCACCAATACCACTAACGTACGGTTTGCGCAGCTCGTGGATGGCATCGACAACCAAGCACCGCATATCGGCGGGCCGATTGGCAATGTGCTAGGACCAAGTGATTTGGATGTGCAGGCAGTGGAGATTGTGCCGGGTACAGCGGCGGCCCTCTACGGGCTGAATGCCATCAATGGGCTAGCCAATTTCAACACCAAGAATCCGTTTCGGAGTGAGGGGCTGAGTTTGCAGCAAAAGACGGGCGTCAACCACATCAACGACTCCAATAGCGGCGCGAAGCTGTTTTCTGAAACGAGTGTCCGCTACGCCAAAGTGCTGACGCCCAAGCTGGCTTTTAAAGTGAATGGCACTTATCTGCGGGGCTACGACTGGATAGCCAACGACCAAACCGAGCTCAACCCCAACGGCAACTCTACTACCAATCTGTTCGGTGCTGAAAACCCCGCTCAGGACCCGGTAAACAGCTACGGCAACGAATCCTCGAACCGCAGCACGCTGACCTTGGGCGGCAAAAGCTATTCGGTGGCCCGTACCGGCTACAACGAAAAGGATGTGGTGGACTACCACCTGCAAACCATCAAGTACGACGCTGCGCTGCACTACAAACCTAGCGCCTCTACCGAACTGGCGTACACCTACCGGGGCACCGTGCTCGACAACGTGTATCAACGCTCCAACCGCTTTCGGCTAGAGAATTACCACCTACAACAGCACGCCTTGCAGCTAACCACTCCGGTGGTACAAGCGCGTGCCTACATTACCACCGAAAATACCGGCAAGAGCTATAACCTGCGCTCGGCGGCCGAAAACCTGGACCGCAGCTACAAGCCAGATGCCGTCTGGAATCAAGATTACACCACTGCCTGGAATGCGGCCACCGCGGCCGGACAAACCGTAGCACAGGCCCACACTGGCGCCCGCACTGCCGCCGACGCGGGCCGCCTCCAACCCGGTACGCCCAAATTCAAGCAGCAGTTAAGTGCGTTAGCGGACATCAACAATTGGGACCAGGGTGCCGCCCTGCGGGTGCAGGCTGATTTGGTGCACGCCGAAGGCCAAGTGAACCTAGCCGAAGCCTTGCGCCGAAGTGGCAATCAGTGGCCCACCGTCCTCGACCTACTGGTAGGCGCCGACCACCGCACCTACATTATCAAGCCCGACGGCAACTATTTCATCAACCCCGAAGCTAACAAAGACCCCCTCAACGACAACCTGACCTACAGCAAAACCGGCGGTTTCGTGCAGGCCGGCGCCCGGTTTCTGGACGAGCGAATCCGGCTCACGGCCACGCTCCGGGCCGATAAGAACGACTACTTCAGCACCCGTTTCAATCCGCGCTTTACGGCCGTGTACTCGCCCACCCGGCAGCACAACTTCCGGGTGAGTTACCAGAGCGGCTACCGGTTTCCGAGCTTGTTTGAGGGATTTTCCAACGTGAACAGCGGACAAGTGAAGCGCATTGGCGGCCTGCGGGTGATGTCGGATGGGGTATTCGAGAACAGCTACCTGCGTAGTTCTATCGATGCCTTCAACACGGCCGTAACGGCCGCCGTCAACGCCAATACCAGCGCAGCTAGTGCCGCCGAGAAACGCCGCCTAGCTATCGAGCAAAACCAGAATCGTTTGGTCAGGACACCCTATACCTATCTGAAGCCCGAGTACATCAAGTCGTTGGAGCTAGGCTACAAGGCAGCGCTGTTGCCGGGTGGTCGGCTGTTGCTCGACGTGGATTTCTACTACAACTCCTACCGCGACTTTATTGCGCAGGTGGAAGCCTACGTGCCCAAAACCAACAACCCCGACTCGGCCGCCATCTACCTCAGCAACCGCGCCACCCAAAACCGCTACCGCCTCTGGACCAACGCTCAAAGTCAAGTCTACAACTACGGCGGTTCCCTCGGGCTACGCTACGAGCTTGCCGGCAACTACTTGGCCGGCGGCAGCGTCACCTACACCCGCCTCGACCGCACCGAGTCCGGCGACGGGTTGGAAGACGGCTTCAACACGCCCCGTTGGGCCTACAACCTAAGTGTGGGCAATGAAAACGCCTATAAGAACTTCGGGTTCGGGGTCAACTACCGCTGGCAGGCCCGGTACTACTCGCAAACCTTCCTGGTAAACGGCTACGTGCCCGCCTACCACACCCTCGACGCCCAAGTGAGCTACACCGTGGCCGCTCCCAACTTGCGCTTCAAGCTAGGTGCCAGCAACTTACTCAACGAGTACTACGTGTCGTACCTCGGTGGCCCGAGTGTAGGAGGGCTGTACTACCTAGCCGTGACGTATGGCCTGTAA
- a CDS encoding winged helix-turn-helix domain-containing protein, with the protein MKNLLRPDLAFRLNGRLWVETNDDRFMGIGRLELLTQIQALGSISKAAQAMGMSYKRAWDLISSLNAQAVSPLVLTQAGGKRGGGAEVTAEGRQLIEEFQALQERFQEFMQAEQARLL; encoded by the coding sequence ATGAAAAACTTATTGCGCCCTGACTTAGCCTTTCGTCTTAACGGCCGCTTGTGGGTGGAAACCAACGACGACCGATTTATGGGCATCGGCCGGTTGGAGTTGCTGACGCAGATTCAGGCGTTGGGCTCTATCTCGAAAGCAGCGCAGGCCATGGGCATGTCGTACAAGCGGGCCTGGGACTTGATTAGCTCTCTGAATGCACAGGCAGTTAGTCCGTTGGTGCTCACCCAAGCCGGCGGCAAGCGTGGGGGCGGCGCCGAAGTAACCGCAGAAGGCCGCCAGCTGATTGAGGAGTTTCAGGCGCTGCAAGAGCGGTTCCAGGAGTTCATGCAGGCCGAGCAAGCACGGCTGCTGTAG